Part of the Brassica oleracea var. oleracea cultivar TO1000 chromosome C8, BOL, whole genome shotgun sequence genome is shown below.
ATATGCATGATGCATCAACCATCCAAGTTCTTCCACGCTACGTCCCCCATGAGGACTCTTTATCAATGCCTAAATCTTTCAAGACTGTGAAAACAGTGTCATTGCACCGTACGATCCAAGTTTTAACACCTCTCTAGTCTCGTGATCCTTAGTCTTCTCACGGTTTCAAGAAACATACTGAACAAAAACATTTAACCAAGTCAGAGATAAGACCGCTATCACGAAATAACAAAACCTTTTTCTCTCTAAAAAAGAAAAGCTCCAGCCGCTCTCTAAAATCTGAGAACCCTAGCTCCGGTCTGGCTCCTCCGGTGCCGGAGGCGCTCCTCCTCTCCCCTTTTCCTTGTTTTCTATTTGCTTTCTTCTTCCTGGTTTCAACCTTTGCCGATATGTTTGTTTCTCTGCGTTCGATGGGAGCCTCCCGGTTCGTGTACCAGCGGGGTAAGCTCTGGCGTTCTTTGGAGAAGCGACGAGGTAATGGAAAGACAGAAAAGAAGGAAGTCGGTTTTTAGGGTATCGGAGAAGCCAGATCTAGTTTTTCGTTTTTAGATCTACGGCGACTCCGGTTCAGGTGACGGCGCGTGACGGTCTGAGACATCTTCTCCAGTGGGTATCTTCGTCCCCCCGAGGCGGTGAGACAACCGGGGAGGAGTTGGTCGGACTGTGGCCAGAGGCATGTATCTCGGTTCTCGACAACGCGAAATAAAAAACAGAAAGAAACAAAGATGAAAACGAAGGAAAGAGGCATGGTGTAAATGAACGTATAAAGTTCAAAACATACCACTATAGTAACGATCCTTCAATTCCTCTAAAGTCCGGGATAATGGAAAGCGATCAGCAATCACAGTGAAACGGAGATCAAACCTTTCACACAATTCAAACAACTGATCTGTCTCTTCCTTGGTCCACACCTTCAAGTTGGGAGCACAATCAACAAATTTGACAAGTATCCAGAGCAAGCATGTACATAAAATAAAAGCAAGAGCATACACTTACAGGGTCCGTTAAATGGTTCTCATACTCATCGTCAGTGTATTTCAGGACATCAACTGACTGCATTTTAACAAAAAAAAAAAAAAAAAAAAAAGACGTGTTTGGATTTTTGTACCAATACGGGTTCATTTGAGATATTTTAACGTTTATTCATTGAACATATATATAATACATATGAAATGATGCTGACTTGCTTGGTCCAATTTCAATTTTGTATATTATATACCAAATCACCAATAGCACACGGCTAGAATATTACTTTTCCCCATCAATTAGCATAATATTATTTTAAAATCGAGCTAGCTGCATGTATAAGAAAGCTTGCTAAACCATATAAAAATTGTAGAAAAAGAATTTGAGAGAAAAGAATTGTAGAATTTTTTATAGTATATTTTACTCTTTTTTTTGTTTTCCCTTATTTCCTTTCATTTTATTAAATTTCATTCTTGGCTTGATATTTCTTTTCTTAGATAGTGCAATCAGTGATATATTTTTTTTTTTGCCAACAAGTAATTGTAAAGCAACTAGTGATAAGATGGGTATTAACATATCAAATGACCAGACTACCAAATCTGTACAATGTCAAAAATTAGTTCGCGTATAAGATGTGTATTCACACAAAATGTATCGTTGATTTGGGATATTTATAGGAATTTGGTGAAAGTAGATCGATTAGGCTGAGTATGGTCGATTTATCTTGCATATAGATTGGTCGGTATGGAACAATTTGCAGATATTTACATGCTATTCACGAAACATCGTCTTACTGATAAGCTACAATATTGCTACGTGAGAAGGAAGAAAAAGGTGGATGTGGGAGGAACGCGGGAGAATGGAAAAAATGAGAGTTTGAAGGAAGACTCTGAGTCATTTGGAGGGTTTTGAAGAAGGAAGAAGAGAGAAAGACTCTAGACGAGAAAGAGGGTTTTCTGTTAGAGTCCGTTGATTTCTTATTAAGTTATTTTGTATTCATTGTTGGGAAGCTTTGTATCTTGGGATGAGTCGAGAGACTTGAGGAGAATTTGAGTGGGTTAAGCCATCGATTCTCAGTTGTTCTTTGATACAAAGTCCAAATACGTTTGTTTGATTCAATAAATACGAGTTTGTTCTATTGCGATCGAGTTTGTATTGAGAAATCGGATTCAAACTCTATCATTGGTGCGGTGAGCTATTCGCGATGGATTTGGTGAGCGATTCTGACGAAAGGCTCGATCATATGGAGCGATCGGCCGTAGAGACGGAGAAGACGGTCAAGGTGATCTATGAAGGTTGGAGGAAGTTAACGGAGGATAATGCACAAGCCGATGAATGCGTCGAAGCAGTCGAGTCTCGTTTGAGCTCCGTCGAGTTTTAGTTACAGAAGATCGCAGCTGCGATCGACAGGATCGAGTCTAATACGACTTCGACGAAACCTCACGGTAAAGATGTCGCAGGTCCCTCAGATCCTCAGGTACAAGACTCTGTAACTGCATCGGAGAATCTTTCTTTAGGTTGTCAAAGGAGTACGGATATGTTTGCTAGTCGTCAAAGTTTGCTGAAGAAGATTGAGTTGCCTACGTTTAATGGTTTGATGCCGTATTATTGGATACGGAATGTAGAACATTATTTCAGGGCAGCAAAATACTCAGAGGATGAGAAGCTTGAGCTGGTGGCTCTGAGTTTGACGGGGGAAGTGTTGAATTGGTATCTGTGGGAAGCTGAGGAGGAGAGGTTTGAGAGTTGGTTTCACTTTAAACAAAGGATGTTGGAAAGGTTGGCGGAATCAATTGATGACGAACCTCGTAACCGTTTGTGTGCTTTGAGGCAGACCGGCTCTGTTCGTCAATATGTTAAGGAATTTGAGGAGCTGATAACACAAGTTAAAGGCATTGATGAGCCTAACCTCATCAGCAAGTTTTACACAGGCTTGAAGCAAGAAATGAAGGAGGTCATCAAGTTAAAGAAACCAAAAGGTTTGCGCAACCACATTGCTGCAGTGATCAAGATGGAGAGCAGCACTTCTGTCAAGTCATGGGTGAACGTGGGAAACCAAGACAGACTAATTACCATAATCCACCTAACAAACAACAACGATTTGGTCAACGTCCTCTGCAGCCACTTGCCGACGACAAAAGTAAGCAACTGGAAACGCAAAAAAACTTACCTTAGAGACCACGATTGCACTTAACTCCAGCTGAATTAGCTGAGTTGAAGAGGCTAAAGCTGTGTTTTAAATGCAAAACGAGTTGGTTCCGGGGTCATGTGTGTGCGAATGCAGAGTTACAAATTATGATGCTCATTGATGATTTAGAAATTGAGGTGTTGCAAGACGCGTACTTGGAGGAGGTGGAAACGGTTGATACAAAGGAGCAGGAGGTGCAGGCCCCACAGATGATGGAAATTTCTCTCAATGCTTACCTTGGCATTGACACACCTATTACAACAAAACTGAGAGGGGTGTTAGCTGGAGTCAAAGCTGTGGTATTAATTGATTGCGGCGCCACACATAACTTTGTTACTCCTGAGCTAGTGATGAAGGCGGGCTTATCTGCACTTTTCAATTCTCAAATGCATGTAATATTGGGTAATGGCGTTAAAATTCATGCGGGGGGAGTTTGCAGCAACGTCAAGTTAGAGATGCAAGGACTTGACTTTGATATTGACTGCATAACTCTCGAGTTGGGAAAAGTAGATTTGGTTCTTCGTATACAATAGTTGAGAACATTGGGTAAATGCGAGATTGATTGGATTACTCAAGAATGGAGCTTTGTACACAAGGGGAAGCGAGTCACGTTGAGTGGTGAACTGGATCTTCACCAACTGCAATCGGCTTTACAGAGTCTCTCTGCGGATGATGGTCAGTGGGAGATGCCTAGAGACTCTTGGTTCAGCGTGTTGCAGGAAGAGAACTTGTTGTCTTCGGTGCTACCAGTGGAAGTTGAGGAAGTACTACAGCGGTACGCACACGTTTTCGACAAGCCACAGGGCCTTCCTCCTGTCAGGGGCAGAGAACATGCAATTACGTTGAAAGCAGGAACAACAACTATCAACGTAAGACCGTATCGCTATCCACAAGCTCATCAGGAGGCCATGTCTTCGATGGTTACTGAAATGCTAGACAAGGGTCTAATACGTGCGGGCCGAAGCCCTTTCTCCAGCCCAGTTCTCTTGGTCAAGAAACAGGATAAAACGTGGCGTTTCTGCGTAGACTATAGAGCTCTGAATCAAGCAACAATAGCTGATAAGTATCCTATTCCGATGATAGACCAACTCCTTAATCAGCTTCATGGTGCTCGTGTCTTTTCAAAGATGGATCTTATGGCAGGCTTTCATCAAATACGCATGGAGGAGAAGGATATTCATAAAACTGCATTTAGAACCCATGATGGCCATTACGAGTTCTTGGTAATGCCATTTGGGCTCACAAATGCTCCTTCTACGTCTCAATCCTTGATGAATGATCTGTTTCGTCCGTTCTTGGGCAAGTTCGTGCTAGTATTCTTTGATGATGTGTTAATATACAGCAAGAATGAGGAAGATCATGTCTGTCACTTGGAGCAAGTGCTAGGGGTGTTTGAGAAACATAAGTTTTTCGCTAATAAGAAGAAATGTTTGTTTGCACAGAGTCAAGTAGAGTACTTGGGCCATGTCATATCAGCAGAAGGAGTAGCTACTGATAAGGTGAAGACAGAAGCGATGAGATTTTGGCCAACACCCAAGAATAATAAGCAACTCCGGGGATTCTTGGGTTTAACTGGGTACTACAGGCGTTTTGTGATGAGTTATGGCTCTATAGCCAGACCTTTAACTGACCTTTTGAAGACATATAAGTTTGGTTGGTCCCAGTTTGCTCTAACCGCCTTTGACAATTTGAAGCAAGCAATGATTTCTGCACCCGTCTTGGCCCTTCCTGATTTTACTCAGACATTTGTGGTGGAGTGTGATGCTTCTGGGTTTGGTGTGGGGGCAGTACTTATGCAAGGGGGTTGACCTATTGCTTACTTTAGTTACGCGTTGTCTTCTCGAGAGCAGCTAAAACCTATTTACGAACGCGAGTTGATGGTTGTGGTTCTTGCGATTCGCAAATGAAAACATTACCTGCTTGGTCGAAGATTCGTGGTACATACAGATCAAAAAAGCCTTAAATACCTTTTGGAGCAGAGAGAAGTCAGTATGGAGTATCAGAAATGGTTGATCAAACTGTTGGGATATGAGTTTGATATAGTCTACAAGCCGGGTATTCAGAATAAAGCCGCAGATGGTCTCTCACGTATCGAACATTCCTCTTTACAAGTGTCTGGCACCACACTCTTGGCCATCACCATTCCAGTTTCTATCCAGCTGCAAGATCTTTATAAGGATATTGTGGATTCACATGAAATACAGTTGCCGTTACAGAGGGTTAAGGAGGGCGATGCAGCTTTGAAACATTATGCAGTCAAAGATGACAAACTGTGGTACAAGAATCGTCTGGTCATTCCTAGTTCTTCTCCTTTCATTGCTAAGATTCTCCGAGAATGTCACGATGGGTTACAAGGGGGTCACTCATGCGTTCTTAAAACAACGAAGAGGATACAACGTTGGTTCCATTGGGCAGGGTTATTACGTACAGTTCAGCAGTATGTAGCTGATGTCCTCAGGTTTTACCACTAAAACCAACCGCAAGTGCACGGTAGTGCGCAGTAGTATTTAGGGATCGAATTCCACAGAGACCAAGGTTACACTATGAATCTATTAGAGTAAAGTCAAGCTAGAACGAAAATGATTGTTTGTTTGGTAGCTTTTAATTGTCACAACTTGTAAATAAATTGAAATGGAATTTAAATTATAGATTAAAACGTTAGGCATCGGGTAATTCTNNNNNNNNNNNNNNNNNNNNNNNNNNNNNNNNNNNNNNNNNNNNNNNNNNNNNNNNNNNNNNNNNNNNNNNNNNNNNNNNNNNNNNNNNNNNNNNNNNNNNNNNNNNNNNNNNNNNNNNNNNNNNNNNNNNNNNNNNNNNNNNNNNNNNNNNNNNNNNNNNNNNNNNNNNNNNNNNNNNNNNNNNNNNNNNNNNNNNNNNNNNNNNNNNNNNNNNNNNNNNNNNNNNNNNNNNNNNNNNNNNNNNNNNNNNNNNNNNNNNNNNNNNNNNNNNNNNNNNNNNNNNNNNNNNNNNNNNNNNNNNNNNNNNNNNNNNNNNNNNNNNNNNNNNNNNNNNNNNNATGGAACCAAAAACAGAATTCATAATTGACATTATTAAAGAAAATAAAGAAAACAAGAGGGTTTAGAAGCTTCTCTGGGAAGAGAAAGAGATTCTCTTCTTCTTCTACAAACTTCAAACTCAAACAAATCTTCAAACTAGAAAAACACTCACAAATCTATTTTCTCTCAAGTTTTGATCTCTAAGATGGTGTGTTGATGGTGTGTTTTCTTATGGAGCTCGTCCTCCTTATTTATAATCGGCCAAGGACCCTCCTTTTTCGACAAAGGCTCCAATTTCATCATGAAAGACGAGTGGATGCAGTAGGTGAAGTGGGGGAAGTGGGTGAAGTTGAACACAGCGAGGATGCATCGATCAATGGGTTTATGGGCTCCAACGCATCGATCAATGCATTAAAAATTCCCGGCGCGAGATCCTGCATCGATCGATGGGTTTTTGTCTATAAACCCATCGATCGATGGGTTTTTATTTTTATTTTTATTTTTTTTATTTTTTTGCTCTTCCTTTTCTCCGCGTCTCGATCCGTTGTTCGTTCTGCGCTCTAAACCCTTCAGATGAATATGAAAATCCCTTGAAATTCCAGTATGCACATGCCAATGGTTCCTAACGTGCTCAATCCCCTATATACCTGAAACACGAACGAAAAACTACAAATAATCGAGAAAAATATAATAAAAAAATATATAAACAAGTACCAAAAAGCTAGACACATCAATTCCCCCAGACTTGAACATTTGCTTGTCCTCAAGCAAAGACATACATCAGTTAACCTGCAAACAACCATCTTCACCATCCTTTGGTATTAAACCACATCAGTTAGCACCAACATTTAGAAGGGACTCCACGTAATTCGACCCCAACCTTATCTCTCGACCATTTTCAGCCCACAACTTATAAGAAGCATCCAAAGTTTCCACTGCCGACCTCTTTTAGATTTACGGTGTGGTCTCATCATGGGGGTATCGATCAAAAGACACATGGATTCTTACTCGTTCAGGTTTTTGATTGCGTGATTGGTCTTTTCTAGCTCATTTCCTCCCTTTCTTCTCGTTCCACTCAGTCAATGTCCCCCTTTATTTCAAGGGTATCATTTTAATTTTTTAATTGACTGAGATTTTTGGACAGGCTTCCATGATTCAAGTCTTAATGGTTGCAGCCACCAAGCCCTGATCACTTCTTTTTGACCTGAATTCCCTTTTATTTTTTTTTTTATTTTTTTTTTTATTTTTTTTTTTATTTTAGGGGAAAGAGAGGGGAGCCGGACAGATACAGACTTCGTCTTTTAGTCCTGAAGAGGGATTCCGATCTAGTGTATACCAAGCCCCAGGATGAGAAAATTTGAGTAGATTGAGTGGTCGGTCAGTTTGGATCCTTTGAGCACTCTTAAAAGCATGGATGTTGTTGGTTGATCAATGTTTGTGGCTTTTCCATGTTTCACACCCTGGAGTTGGTAGCTGAAAGAATGGTACTCAGATATTAGTTATTTGGTTTGTTTAGCAAGGCAAAACTAAATACGAAAAAACTACGTAAAACACAACCAAATAAAACAAAGAAACTACGTAAAAGAAATACGAACTCATCAAAAACTAAGTTTAAAATTAACCGAAAAAGTTAAGGCAGATTCCTAAATGGAACTATGACAAGTACCCTCCCCCAGACTTAGTTTACACCGTCCCTGGTGTGACAACAGAAAATAAAACCATAAAACGTTAGAATAGAAATGAAAATAAAATAGCGCGGTCGGAAATCAAATGACAACACTGGCCAGTGATAGCTTGAGGTTTTGATCCAAAAAGGGCCAGGTTTTGCCTTATAATTCGGTTTCCTGCATCTGCATCGATCGATGGGTTTTTATACAAAAATGCATCGATCGATGGGTTTATAAAAAGGCTTCCGAGATTTTGTTCGATCCATCGATTGGGTATCCACATCGATCGATGGGATATACGGATCGATCGATGGGATATACGGATCATCGGCGAGGTTTAGCAGCTCGAGAGCTCTCTGGCAATCGTCGAGCAAGTTCTGCAACGTCTTTCGCTTGACGCGAATACTATCCAAATCGACGGTATCATGAGCTGAACTCGAAACCTCGATTTCCATGGAGGGGGGTTTTTAGTTACAATCGAGACGAAGAAGACGATTGATTGATTGATTGATTGATTGATTGAATGTTCTTCTTCAACCTTTTTCTCTCTTTTTTTTTTTTTTTTTTTTTGTTGTTTTCTCTTTAAGGTTCTAGACTAGACTCTAGTCTTAGTTCCAAAGGTAACGCTGTTGGTCCCCGGGAACGGCGCTAGGTTTTACCACTAAAACCAACCGCAAGTGCACGGTAGTGCGCAGTAGTATTTAGGGATCGAATTCCACAGAGACCAAGGTTACACTATGAATCTATTAGAGTAAAGTCAAGCTAGAACGAAAATGATTGTTTGTTTGGTAGCTTTTAATTGTCACAACTTGTAAATAAATTGAAATGGAATTTAAATTATAGATTAAAACGTTAGGCATCGGGTAATTCTCGGGAATGACATAAATCGAGAAACAAACATTAAACAAGGGGTATATTTTAGAACCGTTCTTGAACTCAAACAGCTTAAGTAATTTAGCCTACTCTCGCAGTACTAAATCATATGTTTTAGAATCTTAAATATCTACCTGAAACACGAACGAAAAACTACAAATAATCGAGAAAAATATAATAAAAAATATACAAACAAGTACCAAAAACCTAGACACATCAGTAGCGGTTTGTCATGTGTGTCAAACACACAAATACTCTACATTGAGTCCTGCAGGTCTACTCCAGCCTCTTCCGATTCCGGTTGCTATATGGGAAGACCTTTCTATGGATTTTGTCGAAGGCTTACCAACATCTTTTGGTTACAATGTCATTTTCGTGGTAGTGGATCGCTTGAGAAAATGCACTCATTTCATCGGCCTCAAGCATCCATTTCAAGTGATTGATGTTGCGAAGAGGTTTATTAGAGAAGTGATTCGTTTGCATGGGTTTCTGAAGTCGATTGTCTCTGACCGTGATAAGATTTTTCTCAGTTCTTTTTGGAAGGAGTTATTTCGTTTATCCGAGATGTTGCTGAAGTTTAGCACAGCTTTCCATCCTCAAACCGATGGTCAGACTGAGGTACTTAACCGCTGTATGGAGACATATCTACGCTGTTTCGCTTCGTCACACCCGCGTACTTGGCACAAGTACCTCTGTTGGGCAGAGCTTTGGTACAATACCTCGTACCATACTTCTTTGAAGACGTCACCGTTCCGCGTTGTGTATGGTCGTGATCCTCCTGCTTTGCTGCGGTTTGAGTCGGGTTCAACGACTAATGCTGATCTGGAGACTATGCTGGTGGAACATGATGCTATGTTAGTTGACATTAAACAGCATCTCACTCACGCGCAGCAGTTGATAAAGAATAACGCGGACAAACATAGAAGGGATGTAGAGTTTACAATGGGAGATATGGTTTACTTGAAGCTGCGACCGTACCGCCAGCAGTCAGTTGCTCGCCGTGTCTGTCAGAAGCTTTCTGCAAAGTACTTTGGTCCTTACGAAGTATTGGAGCGAATTGGTAAGGAAGCGTAACGCCTGGCTTTACCACCTGAGATGAAGATTCATCATGTTTTTCATGTGTGTCAGCTCAAGGCTGTCTTGGGGGCTGAGCATCAGGTCCTTCCTCTACCGGTCCTTCCTTCGGGCTTGGATGATTTGGTGATACTTCCGGAGGCTATATTGGACACTTGTTACAACGATAAAGGTGCTTTGGAGTTGTTAGTGCAGTGGCGTTCTCTTCCTTCCTCGGAGAATACTTTGGTGCTGTATGGGGAGCTTCGTGACCAATACCCTACTTTTAAGCTTGAGGACAAGCTTAATTTCGAAAAGAAGGGTATTGATAAGCTACAATATCGTTACGTGAGAAGGAAGAAAAAGGTGGATGTGGGAGGAACGTGGGAGAATGGAGAAAGTGAGAGTTTGAAGGAAGACTTTGAGTCATTTGGAGGGTCTTGAAGAAGGAAGAAGAGAGAAAGATTCTACACGAAAAAAAGGGTTTTCTGTTAGAGTCCGTTGGCTGCTTTAAATAAGTCATTTTGTATTCATTGTTGGGTAGCTTTGTATCTTGGGATGAGTCGAGAGACTTGAGGAGAATTCGAGTGGGTTAAGCCATCGATTCTCAGTTGTTCTTTGATACAAAGTCCAAATACGTTTGTTTGATTCATTAAATACGAGTTTGTTCTATTGCGATCGTATTGAGAAATCGGATTCAAACTCTATCACTTACAAATATACTTCCAATGTTAATTCATACGTCAGAACAAAGATAATGTTTTAACATGTATCATCGTTTTGATTTTGATGACAAACAAATCGATTATTATACTACTACAGTAAATGTTATATAATTCATCAAACTAAAAATTGCAAGCCTTAAACCTCTATAATTAAAAAGATGATGACTAATATATAGATTTATCTACAATCAAAACATATAAAGATCTAAGAAAGAAGTCTCATAGTTGTGGGAGAATAAAAAAAACAAACAACAACATGGTTCTGGAGGGAAACTAAACAATAACATAAATTACGATAACTTTAAAAATTCATAGGAGGCAGTATGATGTGCTCGGTTTTTTGCCTTCTTCTTAACATGAATCCAGGTGTTTATCGTGTTATTATATGAATGTACTAGCACATAAAAATCTTGGTCACTTTCTTCTGGTTGCACAATCACACCATCAAACAAACACTCACACACAAGAATACGACTACCTCAGTTACAAAAAAAAAAAAAAAAAAAAAAAAAAAAAAATACGACTACCTATATTCACTTATTTCCTCACAGCTTTAAACAGTTTGTTGCTTGACGTTCAAGTATCTTCAATATTGGGAGGTAGATTATTCCTGAAGTGTAAATTAAAGACTCTCTCCTGATAAGCTCCTTGATTTCTTGTTCATCCAAGGTTGTCGCCTCCAAGTCGAATCTGAAAGAAGATAAAAAGTAAATTCACCTATTAAAATAAATTTCTATAGACCAAAGCTACAAAAAGAAAACCAAAAAAAAATTTAGTTTTGGTTCCAATTTTGTCCAACCCATAGTAAACACACAATTAATAACCAATAAGGGATGAAGAAGGGTCAGTAACTACTTGTGCGTGAGACGCGTTCACACCTGCGACAAATGAAATAACGGAACGTGGTGGCATATCCCACACCCCTCGGCAACAAAATCCAGACCTCGCCTTTTTAAGGTGGGGCCGTCACACGAATCATGGTTCGTCCAATAGAAACTCGCCAATTATACGCTAACTATTTTTTAAACAATTATATTCATTGAATCGTCACCGTCGATTACGTTTGGCAAATATAAACCACACGATTTCCGTCACCTGACGGCGTTTAATAAAATGTTCTCTTCTCGTAACAGACCCTCTATATATTTGGACTCTCTAAGATCATTTGCTCGTGTTCACCTCGTACCAGCCTCACTCACATTCTCTCAGGTTTTATCCTCGCTAGAAAAAGGTATAACAGAAACTCTCCCTCTGCATTCGATTCGTTGTTTTTTCATTTCTCTTAATTAATGGATCTGATCTGATCTGATCATCGTTATGCATGGCTTTATCTGAGTTGAATGGTGTGTTTATCATACTAAATCTCACTGTTTGTTAAACGTTAGCCATCGGTTTTTCCTCTCATTTGCTGTTATGTGGTTCGATCTTGGTGTGTTTCTTGGCTAGGTTTTCGAATCGGTTGAAGTTTTTAAGGTTTATTGCTTATTCAGTCCACATGAGTGGCGTTTCTTGCTATTTATGAGTGTAGCTTCTCTCCAGAATCTGTTTTAGTGGTGGTTTGATTTGATTTTGATTTTGTATTCGTGTGAAAGATGTTTTAAAGGCTCTGTTTATGATTCTCAGCTTGTTATTATTTCCATACGTTTTCAATTAGGGTTTTAATGAATGATGCATGTTTTAGGATGTGATCTGTGCGTAACTTTGCTAGTTAAGCTCATGTATATGTGCAATGTTTTCCAGATTTTGAGCAGAGATGACGAAGAACTACCCAAATGTGAGCGAAGATTACAAGAAGGCTATTGAGAAGTGCAGGAGGAAGCTTAGAGGCTTGATCGCTGAGAAGCACTGCGCACCTATCATGGTCCGCCTCGCGTAAGTGAACTAACCATTTCAGCGTGTGGTTAATTAAGTCTTATATGATGTGCTGAGTCTGGTTTTGCTTAAACTGTAGATGGCACTCTGCTGGAACATTTGATTGTGTCACAAAGACTGGTGGTCCCTTCGGAACAATGAGGTTTACCGATGAGCAAGCTCATGAGGCCAACAGTGGTATCCAGATTGCTCTTGGGTTGTTGGACCCCGTCAGGGTCCAGTTCCCTACCATCTCCTTTGCTGATTTCCATCAGGTACTCTTTGTTTAGTGGTGATTATCCCTCCAAGATTTGGATTCTAACTCACCATGTTCTTTGTTCAGCTTGCTGGTGTTGTTGCCGTTGAAGTCACCGGTGGACCTGAAATTCAATTCCACCCTGGAAGAGAGGTTAGTAAGATAATGTATGTAGGGATGAGTATTGAGAGCGAAGCCATTACTAACATTCATTTCTTGATTCCAGGACAAGCCCCAGCCACCTCCAGAGGGTCGTCTCCCTGATGCTACAAAGGGATGTAACCACTTGAGAGATGTCTTTGCGAAGCAGATGGGTTTGACTGACTATGACATTGTCGCTTTATCTGGTGCCCACACTCTGGTTCGTTATATCACTCTCCTAACTCTTCTTAAACACTCTGTCTTTGTTGTTGGTGCCAATCTACAGATTTGATGAATGATTCCAAAATTATGATATTAACACAGGGGAAATGCCACAAGGATAGGTCTGGCTTCGAAGGTGCTTGGACTTCAAACCCTCTTATTTTCGACAACTCTTACTTCAAGTAAGTGTCCCATCTCTCAGGTTGTGTGATTTAAAGTTGATATGTTATCAACTGATAATATATGTGTGACTCAGGGAACTCTTGAGTGGTGAGAAGGAAGGTCTAATTCAACTTGTATCTGACAAGGCGCTATTGGACGATCCCACGTTCCGTTCTTTGGTTGAGAAATACGCTGCTGTATGCATCTTTTCATTCTAAACTCGTCTCTTTTCTTGCGTTGGTATAGA
Proteins encoded:
- the LOC106308404 gene encoding L-ascorbate peroxidase 1, cytosolic-like — its product is MTKNYPNVSEDYKKAIEKCRRKLRGLIAEKHCAPIMVRLAWHSAGTFDCVTKTGGPFGTMRFTDEQAHEANSGIQIALGLLDPVRVQFPTISFADFHQLAGVVAVEVTGGPEIQFHPGREDKPQPPPEGRLPDATKGCNHLRDVFAKQMGLTDYDIVALSGAHTLGKCHKDRSGFEGAWTSNPLIFDNSYFKELLSGEKEGLIQLVSDKALLDDPTFRSLVEKYAADEDAFFSDYAKAHLKLSELGYLISELE